Proteins found in one Methylophilaceae bacterium genomic segment:
- a CDS encoding RsmB/NOP family class I SAM-dependent RNA methyltransferase, with protein MTPNLLRQAAMLLNDMLNFDKPADAKMSEFFRNNRDLGNKERAFIAESVYGVIRRLRFLSTLTANEENDPDDARKLILAWLLRVQGRSLRDLDEMLTEQQKEWAIVIKAKSTEGFPIAVQADVRDWLWEKLVVQYGETQALTICRSMFEQATLDLRVNTIKGTQEDALANLIAENISNENTITAMPYSPIGIRMPNRVGISKHVLFTEGKIEVQDEGSQILSYLVAPKRGQMVADLCAGAGGKTLALGALMRNTGRLYAFDISEKRLNNLGKRLKRSGLSNLNAQIINNENDLKLKRLNAKFDRVLVDAPCSGLGTLRRNPDLKWRQTEQDVIELNEKQNNILARAAKLVKAGGRVVYATCSLLREENEAIAESFLNAHPDFILVPANEVLAQQQINLDTGKYLNLLPHLHGTDGFFAAVFEKKLAEITPNVKSLKKVA; from the coding sequence ATGACACCTAATTTACTCCGTCAAGCAGCCATGTTACTAAATGACATGCTCAATTTTGATAAACCAGCCGATGCCAAAATGAGTGAGTTTTTTCGTAACAATCGTGATTTGGGTAACAAGGAGCGCGCGTTTATTGCTGAAAGTGTGTATGGTGTGATTAGGCGGTTGCGCTTTTTAAGCACACTCACAGCAAACGAAGAAAATGATCCCGATGATGCGCGTAAGCTCATTTTAGCTTGGTTGCTCCGTGTGCAAGGTCGTAGTTTGCGCGATTTAGATGAAATGTTAACTGAGCAGCAGAAGGAATGGGCTATTGTGATTAAAGCCAAATCAACAGAAGGTTTTCCCATTGCGGTGCAGGCCGATGTGCGCGATTGGCTGTGGGAAAAACTGGTTGTGCAATATGGTGAAACGCAGGCACTCACAATCTGCCGTAGTATGTTTGAACAAGCGACGTTAGATTTGCGTGTTAATACGATTAAGGGCACACAAGAAGATGCGCTAGCCAACTTGATTGCCGAAAATATTAGCAATGAAAACACGATTACGGCAATGCCTTATTCCCCTATTGGTATTCGTATGCCGAATCGTGTGGGTATCAGTAAACATGTATTATTTACCGAAGGCAAAATTGAGGTGCAAGATGAAGGCAGTCAGATTTTAAGTTATTTGGTGGCACCAAAACGTGGTCAAATGGTGGCAGATTTATGTGCAGGCGCAGGTGGTAAAACACTGGCTTTAGGTGCGCTGATGCGTAACACTGGGCGTTTGTATGCGTTTGATATATCTGAAAAGCGCTTAAATAATTTAGGCAAACGGCTGAAGCGCTCTGGTTTATCCAATTTAAATGCACAAATCATTAATAACGAAAATGATTTAAAGCTAAAACGATTAAATGCTAAATTTGATCGTGTGTTGGTTGATGCGCCATGTAGTGGTTTGGGGACTTTGCGTCGCAATCCTGATTTAAAGTGGCGTCAGACAGAACAAGATGTGATTGAGTTAAATGAAAAGCAAAACAATATTTTGGCGCGTGCTGCCAAATTAGTTAAAGCAGGCGGTCGGGTAGTTTATGCAACGTGTAGCTTATTGAGAGAAGAAAACGAGGCTATCGCAGAGTCATTTTTAAACGCACATCCAGACTTTATCTTAGTACCAGCAAATGAAGTGCTGGCTCAGCAACAGATTAATCTGGACACTGGAAAGTATTTAAATTTATTGCCACACTTACATGGTACAGACGGATTTTTTGCTGCAGTATTCGAAAAAAAACTGGCTGAAATTACGCCCAATGTTAAGTCGTTAAAGAAAGTAGCTTAA
- a CDS encoding DUF3108 domain-containing protein, which yields MRQGILFGLLSVLAIHFAYAAPKTVTLEYELERDGKLFANITEQFSQEGNQYAIHSVTQGIGIYALLGKRELKSNGLVTKQGLKPLHFESLQSANAKRTLINDFDWENQRLNMQVKGREQVLALQDGTQDLLSIMYQFMFRPPTQPLFAMPLTTGKKLSVTDYAVVTHVQVQKTKAGSFNVVTLTERNTDEPKIVYLAKDHYHLPIKVVMYDDGAKFEQTLIKLTLE from the coding sequence ATGAGGCAGGGCATTTTATTCGGATTGTTAAGCGTATTAGCCATTCATTTTGCATATGCAGCACCTAAAACAGTGACGCTGGAATACGAATTAGAGCGTGATGGCAAATTATTTGCCAATATTACAGAGCAGTTTAGCCAAGAAGGCAATCAATATGCCATTCATTCTGTGACGCAAGGCATTGGTATTTATGCATTGCTAGGCAAACGAGAATTAAAAAGCAATGGCCTTGTTACCAAGCAAGGTTTAAAACCATTACACTTTGAATCACTACAAAGCGCCAATGCAAAACGGACATTAATTAATGATTTTGATTGGGAAAATCAACGCTTAAATATGCAAGTTAAGGGGCGCGAGCAGGTGCTTGCGCTACAGGATGGTACACAGGATTTATTGAGTATTATGTATCAGTTTATGTTTAGGCCACCAACACAGCCTTTATTTGCAATGCCGTTAACAACCGGTAAAAAGCTATCTGTAACTGATTATGCTGTCGTTACTCATGTGCAAGTACAAAAAACCAAAGCAGGTAGCTTTAATGTGGTGACATTAACAGAGCGTAACACAGATGAACCAAAAATCGTTTATCTGGCAAAAGACCATTATCATTTGCCAATTAAAGTCGTCATGTATGATGATGGTGCTAAATTTGAGCAAACTTTAATCAAGTTAACACTGGAATAA
- the purM gene encoding phosphoribosylformylglycinamidine cyclo-ligase has protein sequence MSAHSNDTPITYRDAGVDIEAGDALVNQIKPFAKRTMRPEVMSAIGGFGSMFAMPTKFKEPVLVSGTDGVGTKLKLAFELNQHDTVGIDLVAMSVNDILVQGAEPLFFLDYFACGKLDVDTAANVIKGIAAGCEESGCALVGGETAEMPGMYPAGEYDLAGFVVGCVDKANIIDGSSIIDGDIVLGLASSGAHSNGYSLIRKLIEKSGVDMESDFHGRTFKDVVMAPTKLYVKSILGLLETITVKGMAHITGGGITENVPRVLPEGLTAEISANSWEMPPLFQWLKKQGNIADKEMYKTFNCGIGMVVIVAKEQATEAKKVLEAKGETVYQIGQIRLQHAGEAPTIVI, from the coding sequence TTGAGCGCACATTCTAACGATACTCCTATAACCTACCGCGATGCTGGTGTTGATATTGAAGCTGGCGATGCGTTAGTGAATCAAATAAAACCGTTTGCCAAGCGCACTATGCGGCCGGAGGTAATGAGTGCTATCGGTGGTTTTGGCTCAATGTTTGCTATGCCCACTAAATTTAAAGAGCCAGTATTAGTATCTGGCACTGACGGAGTTGGAACAAAGCTGAAGCTTGCATTTGAACTGAATCAGCATGACACCGTCGGTATTGATTTGGTTGCAATGAGTGTTAACGATATTTTGGTGCAAGGCGCTGAGCCTTTATTCTTTTTAGATTATTTTGCATGCGGTAAATTAGATGTTGATACTGCTGCTAACGTGATTAAGGGGATTGCTGCGGGCTGCGAAGAGTCTGGTTGTGCTTTGGTGGGTGGTGAGACCGCTGAAATGCCAGGCATGTATCCAGCAGGTGAATATGATTTAGCGGGTTTTGTGGTTGGCTGTGTGGATAAAGCCAATATTATTGATGGCTCCAGCATTATTGATGGTGACATTGTATTAGGCTTGGCATCTAGTGGCGCCCACTCAAATGGTTATTCATTGATACGCAAGTTAATTGAGAAATCTGGCGTGGATATGGAATCCGATTTTCACGGACGAACATTTAAAGATGTCGTTATGGCACCGACTAAGCTATACGTTAAATCCATTTTAGGATTATTGGAAACCATCACCGTCAAAGGTATGGCCCATATCACGGGTGGTGGCATTACTGAAAACGTGCCGCGCGTATTACCAGAAGGATTAACAGCAGAAATCAGTGCGAATAGTTGGGAGATGCCTCCCTTATTTCAATGGCTAAAAAAACAAGGCAATATCGCGGATAAAGAAATGTATAAAACATTTAACTGTGGCATTGGTATGGTTGTTATTGTTGCGAAAGAGCAGGCAACTGAGGCTAAAAAAGTATTAGAAGCAAAAGGCGAGACGGTTTATCAGATTGGTCAGATTCGTCTACAACATGCTGGGGAAGCGCCAACGATTGTCATTTAG
- a CDS encoding AI-2E family transporter: MAIQPKNNATITRIFGDNRWTIFALLLLFAFYQLAPIMTPFLAAAILAYICDPLVDRLSLVGFRQYKLGRTPATIIVMLTLIAFMIGVLLILIPLLQQQSIRIADRLPLLINYFRSHVEPWLAAQLDIHIAIDMSQIQQVLADHWRETGNVANSLLKIAGNKGLALIGIMTNLLLLPIVLFYVLRDWDHLIAKITHLIPRKWLAKATDIASEIDQVLAQFLRGQLSVMLCLSLFYSIGLWMADLEMALSIGLLAGLLSFIPYLGFAVGFIMALLLSLLQLNSLVGMIPILLVFGIGQLLESYVLTPYLVGDRIGLHPVIVILALLAGGQLFGFAGVLLALPVTAALAVGLRHTQQNYLESDAYLK, translated from the coding sequence ATGGCCATTCAACCAAAAAACAACGCAACAATTACCCGTATTTTTGGCGATAATCGCTGGACCATTTTCGCCCTACTACTGCTGTTCGCTTTTTATCAATTAGCGCCAATTATGACGCCATTTTTAGCGGCTGCTATTTTGGCCTATATTTGCGATCCTCTTGTCGATAGACTCAGTCTTGTTGGCTTTAGACAATATAAACTTGGCAGAACACCAGCAACCATCATCGTGATGCTCACACTCATCGCTTTTATGATTGGCGTTTTATTGATATTAATCCCCTTATTACAACAACAATCTATACGTATTGCAGATAGGTTACCTCTCCTTATCAATTATTTTCGATCGCATGTTGAACCATGGTTGGCCGCTCAGTTAGACATTCATATCGCCATTGATATGTCGCAAATTCAACAAGTATTGGCCGACCATTGGCGTGAGACTGGCAATGTGGCCAATAGTCTCTTAAAAATAGCAGGGAATAAAGGATTGGCATTGATTGGTATAATGACCAATCTTTTATTATTACCCATTGTTTTATTCTACGTTTTGCGCGACTGGGATCATCTTATCGCAAAAATAACCCATCTTATTCCAAGGAAATGGCTAGCAAAAGCTACCGATATTGCCTCAGAGATTGATCAAGTATTGGCACAATTTCTCCGCGGGCAATTATCTGTCATGCTCTGTTTATCTCTCTTTTATAGCATAGGCTTATGGATGGCAGATTTAGAAATGGCGCTATCAATTGGCCTGCTCGCTGGTTTACTCAGCTTTATTCCCTACTTAGGGTTTGCTGTTGGGTTCATCATGGCACTATTGCTCAGCTTACTGCAATTGAATAGCTTAGTGGGCATGATACCTATACTGTTGGTATTTGGGATTGGTCAACTCCTTGAAAGTTATGTCCTCACGCCTTACTTAGTAGGCGATCGCATTGGACTTCATCCTGTCATCGTTATTCTTGCCTTATTAGCGGGCGGGCAACTATTTGGATTTGCTGGCGTATTGCTTGCTTTACCTGTCACTGCAGCGCTTGCAGTTGGTCTCCGTCACACCCAGCAAAACTACTTAGAAAGCGATGCTTACTTAAAATAA
- a CDS encoding DnaA regulatory inactivator Hda codes for MKQLLLDIQPAPAQTLDNFVIGHNAEALASIQHLLTDSAESSFIYLWGPTGSGKSHLLTAAHNLGVYIADDVHLLDSAAQVDLFNTYNQLKASGSKLIAAGLHAPSQMQLRDDLATRLAWGLVYQLQPLTDKEKIEALKNHAMERGMRLPEEVITYCLRYLRRDLPTLMSTLNALDEWSLIEKKPITVAMLKKRLQLDLDI; via the coding sequence ATGAAGCAGCTTTTACTCGATATTCAGCCAGCGCCAGCGCAAACATTAGATAACTTTGTGATTGGTCATAATGCGGAAGCACTCGCCAGCATTCAACACTTACTCACAGACTCTGCTGAGTCTTCTTTCATCTATTTATGGGGGCCAACAGGCAGCGGCAAAAGTCACCTACTCACTGCAGCACACAATCTTGGCGTCTATATTGCCGATGATGTACACCTGCTAGACAGTGCCGCACAAGTTGATTTATTTAACACCTACAATCAACTGAAGGCTAGTGGTAGCAAACTGATTGCTGCAGGCTTACATGCGCCCTCGCAGATGCAGCTACGTGATGACCTTGCAACGCGTTTAGCTTGGGGACTGGTATATCAACTGCAGCCACTTACAGATAAAGAAAAAATAGAAGCGTTAAAAAATCATGCAATGGAGCGTGGCATGCGCTTACCAGAAGAAGTCATTACTTACTGTCTTCGCTATTTGCGCAGAGACTTGCCAACATTAATGTCTACACTAAACGCGCTAGATGAGTGGTCGCTTATTGAAAAAAAGCCAATCACAGTCGCTATGCTAAAAAAACGATTACAGCTAGACCTAGACATCTAA
- a CDS encoding NAD(P)/FAD-dependent oxidoreductase, whose amino-acid sequence MIRITEIKLPIEQADTLKHQDDQIKAAILKRLAIAETDLRSFTIFKRGVDARKSHAILYVYSLDVEVNNEARLLAKYQHDQHVNVAPDTGYHFVAQNNLASKQRPIIVGFGPAGIFAALILAQSGFNPIVVERGKEVRKRTQDTWALWRKNTLHPESNVQFGEGGAGTFSDGKLYSQIKDPKHYGRKVIQEFIKAGAPEEIQYVSHPHIGTFKLVGVVEKMRQTIIDLGGEIRFESRVDDIHIVNGQVQGVTLQTGEHIQTNHLVLAVGHSARDTFEMIHNKGIFVEAKPFSIGFRIEHPQGLIDRARYGKSYSEDLLTKLGAADYKLVHHAKNGRSVYSFCMCPGGTVVAATSEPERVVTNGMSQYSRNERNANAGIVVGITPEQDFPNHPLAGMMLQRQLESHAYVMGGRNYNAPGQLVGDFLANKPSTQLGEVTPSYTPGVTLTNLADALPEFAITAMREAIPEFAKKIHGFDLPDAILTGVETRTSAPIRIKRDDDTFESINTKGLFPCGEGAGYAGGILSAGVDGIKVAEAVAFSLAASR is encoded by the coding sequence ATGATACGCATTACCGAAATCAAGCTCCCCATTGAGCAGGCAGATACACTCAAACATCAAGATGATCAAATTAAAGCGGCGATACTGAAACGCTTAGCGATTGCTGAAACTGATTTACGCAGCTTTACCATTTTTAAACGTGGCGTGGATGCACGTAAATCACATGCGATTTTATATGTCTATAGCTTAGATGTTGAGGTCAACAACGAAGCGAGATTACTCGCAAAATATCAACATGATCAGCATGTCAATGTGGCACCAGACACTGGCTATCATTTTGTTGCTCAAAACAATCTTGCATCAAAACAAAGACCTATCATTGTAGGGTTTGGCCCTGCCGGTATTTTTGCTGCACTTATTTTAGCGCAATCAGGCTTTAACCCGATTGTAGTAGAGCGTGGTAAAGAAGTACGTAAACGCACACAAGACACTTGGGCTTTATGGCGTAAAAATACCTTACATCCAGAATCGAATGTGCAGTTTGGTGAAGGTGGTGCAGGCACCTTTTCTGATGGCAAACTATATAGTCAAATTAAAGACCCCAAGCATTATGGGCGAAAAGTCATTCAAGAATTTATCAAGGCGGGAGCACCTGAAGAAATTCAATATGTCAGCCATCCGCATATCGGCACATTCAAATTGGTAGGCGTGGTCGAGAAAATGCGCCAAACCATTATTGATTTAGGTGGTGAAATTCGTTTTGAAAGCCGTGTCGATGATATTCATATTGTGAATGGCCAAGTGCAAGGTGTGACTTTACAAACAGGTGAGCATATTCAAACCAATCATTTGGTATTGGCTGTTGGTCATAGCGCTCGCGATACGTTTGAAATGATTCATAACAAGGGTATTTTTGTCGAAGCCAAGCCTTTTTCTATCGGCTTTAGAATAGAACATCCACAAGGATTAATTGACCGTGCTCGCTATGGAAAAAGCTATAGTGAAGACTTACTAACAAAGCTCGGCGCCGCCGATTATAAGCTTGTGCATCATGCCAAAAATGGTCGCAGTGTGTACAGCTTTTGTATGTGTCCTGGTGGCACAGTGGTCGCGGCCACTTCTGAGCCTGAGCGCGTAGTGACTAATGGCATGAGCCAATATAGCCGTAATGAGCGCAATGCGAATGCTGGTATTGTTGTTGGCATTACGCCAGAACAAGATTTTCCTAACCACCCGCTAGCTGGCATGATGCTACAACGCCAATTGGAAAGTCATGCTTATGTCATGGGTGGCCGCAATTACAATGCGCCCGGTCAATTAGTTGGCGACTTTTTAGCCAATAAACCTTCAACACAATTAGGCGAAGTAACACCCTCCTATACACCAGGCGTGACGCTGACTAACTTGGCGGATGCCTTACCTGAATTTGCGATTACTGCCATGCGTGAAGCGATTCCCGAATTTGCCAAAAAAATTCATGGCTTTGATTTGCCAGATGCCATATTAACAGGCGTAGAAACCCGCACTTCTGCACCGATTAGAATTAAACGCGATGACGACACATTTGAAAGCATTAACACCAAAGGCCTATTCCCTTGTGGCGAAGGCGCGGGTTATGCAGGCGGCATCTTATCAGCTGGCGTAGATGGCATTAAAGTGGCTGAGGCGGTTGCTTTCAGTTTAGCAGCCTCTCGTTGA
- a CDS encoding DUF2892 domain-containing protein, translated as MKKNVGGFDRPLRIIVGLALIAWALFASGPTWAWIGIAPLLTGLLNFCPAYTLLGINTCKTK; from the coding sequence ATGAAAAAGAATGTAGGTGGTTTTGATCGACCTTTAAGAATCATCGTAGGTTTAGCATTGATTGCATGGGCATTATTCGCGTCGGGACCGACATGGGCATGGATAGGCATTGCACCATTGTTGACTGGTTTATTGAATTTCTGCCCTGCTTATACGCTATTGGGCATTAATACCTGCAAAACCAAATAA
- the ahpF gene encoding alkyl hydroperoxide reductase subunit F, whose product MALEQDIKTQLQTYLQMLREPIVLAASLDDSAAAKEMHELLVEIAAMSDKINLVQEENERKPSFAVKRGETHSQAGKAVGVRFAGIPLGHEFTSLVLALLHTGGHPMKLEQEKIDQIAAIEGEFHFETYVSLSCHNCPDVVQALNMMAVINPNITHVMVEGGLYQDEIKAKEIMSVPTIYLNGEVFGAGRMELDEILVKVDTGAVAREAKKLDEKPPYDVLIIGGGPAGASSAIYAARKGIKTGIVAERFGGQVMDTLAIENFISVKETDGPKLVMALEEHVKSYDVDIMNLQRAVSLAEPGKSGNKNNDYIEVKLESGATLKSKAVILATGARWRELNVPGEKEYRGKGVAYCPHCDGPLFKGKPVAVVGGGNSGVEAAIDLAGFVAHVTVLQFDTELKADAVLQRKLRSLDNVTIIPSAQTTAITGDGNKMNGLDYTDRVTGEAKHLELDAVFVQIGLLPNSDWLKGTVNLSKFGEVEINAHNATSLPGVFAAGDVTTAPYKQIIIAMGEGSKAALGAFDYLIRQ is encoded by the coding sequence ATGGCACTAGAACAAGATATCAAAACCCAATTGCAAACATATCTACAAATGTTGCGTGAACCTATTGTGTTGGCAGCGTCATTAGATGACAGCGCTGCTGCAAAAGAGATGCATGAATTGTTAGTTGAAATTGCCGCTATGTCGGACAAAATTAACCTCGTTCAAGAAGAAAACGAACGTAAACCATCTTTTGCCGTAAAACGTGGCGAAACACACAGCCAAGCGGGTAAAGCCGTTGGCGTGCGCTTTGCGGGTATCCCACTAGGACATGAATTTACTTCATTGGTTTTGGCTTTGCTGCATACAGGCGGTCATCCAATGAAATTAGAACAAGAGAAAATAGACCAAATTGCCGCGATAGAAGGCGAATTTCACTTTGAGACTTACGTTTCTTTAAGTTGCCATAACTGCCCCGATGTTGTTCAAGCGCTGAATATGATGGCTGTGATTAATCCTAACATTACACATGTGATGGTAGAAGGTGGTTTGTATCAAGATGAAATAAAAGCAAAAGAGATTATGTCTGTACCCACTATTTATTTGAATGGTGAAGTGTTTGGCGCAGGCCGCATGGAGCTAGACGAAATCTTGGTTAAGGTGGATACGGGTGCTGTCGCACGTGAAGCAAAAAAATTAGATGAAAAACCACCTTATGATGTACTGATTATTGGTGGCGGTCCAGCGGGTGCATCATCTGCAATTTATGCTGCCCGTAAAGGCATTAAAACAGGCATTGTGGCTGAGCGCTTTGGTGGGCAAGTGATGGATACCCTTGCGATTGAGAACTTTATATCTGTAAAAGAAACCGATGGCCCTAAATTGGTGATGGCGCTAGAAGAGCATGTAAAGAGTTATGATGTCGATATCATGAACTTGCAACGCGCAGTGAGCCTTGCTGAGCCAGGTAAATCAGGTAATAAGAATAACGACTATATTGAGGTTAAGTTAGAGAGTGGTGCTACCCTAAAAAGCAAAGCCGTTATCTTAGCCACAGGTGCACGCTGGCGTGAATTAAATGTACCTGGAGAAAAAGAGTACCGTGGTAAAGGTGTGGCCTATTGCCCACATTGCGATGGTCCTTTATTTAAAGGTAAACCCGTTGCAGTTGTTGGTGGTGGTAACTCGGGAGTTGAAGCCGCAATTGACTTGGCTGGGTTTGTTGCTCATGTGACTGTGTTGCAGTTTGATACCGAGTTAAAAGCGGATGCGGTATTGCAAAGAAAATTACGTTCTTTAGATAACGTGACGATTATTCCAAGCGCGCAAACAACAGCCATCACTGGCGATGGCAATAAAATGAATGGGTTAGATTATACCGATCGAGTAACAGGTGAAGCTAAGCACTTAGAGCTAGATGCAGTTTTTGTGCAAATTGGTTTATTACCTAATAGCGATTGGCTAAAAGGTACCGTCAATTTAAGCAAGTTTGGTGAAGTAGAAATTAATGCGCACAACGCAACTTCATTACCCGGTGTGTTTGCGGCAGGCGATGTGACCACTGCGCCTTATAAGCAAATTATTATTGCCATGGGTGAAGGTTCAAAAGCAGCATTGGGTGCGTTTGATTATTTGATTAGACAATAA
- the ahpC gene encoding peroxiredoxin — translation MSLINTQVQPFKAQAFHNGKFIEVTEASLKGKWSVLIFMPAAFTFNCPTEVEDAADNYAEFQKIGAEVYIVTTDTHFSHKVWHETSPAVGKAKFPLVGDPTHQLTHAFGVHIPEEGLALRGTFIINPEGVIKTLEIHDNAIARDVKETVRKLKAAKFVAEHPNEVCPAKWNEGAATLTPSLDLVGKI, via the coding sequence ATGTCACTTATTAATACACAAGTACAACCATTCAAAGCACAGGCCTTTCATAACGGTAAATTTATCGAAGTAACCGAAGCAAGTTTAAAAGGTAAATGGTCTGTTTTGATTTTTATGCCAGCAGCGTTTACATTTAACTGCCCAACAGAAGTAGAAGATGCTGCGGACAATTATGCAGAGTTCCAAAAAATTGGTGCAGAAGTTTATATTGTGACAACAGATACACATTTCTCACACAAAGTATGGCACGAAACTTCACCAGCGGTTGGTAAAGCAAAATTCCCATTAGTGGGTGATCCAACACATCAATTGACACATGCGTTTGGTGTGCATATTCCTGAAGAAGGTCTTGCATTAAGAGGTACGTTTATTATCAATCCAGAAGGTGTGATTAAAACGCTTGAAATTCACGATAATGCCATTGCACGTGATGTGAAAGAAACAGTGCGTAAATTAAAAGCAGCAAAATTTGTTGCAGAACATCCAAACGAAGTTTGTCCAGCTAAATGGAATGAAGGCGCTGCAACACTAACACCTTCACTAGATTTAGTCGGTAAGATTTAA
- the soxZ gene encoding thiosulfate oxidation carrier complex protein SoxZ: MKIRAKQLTNSDVTQIKVIITHPMHTGYGKDDKGKLIPAHFIQLVTIKHNNQPVIEMQLGTGISKNPYLTFHLNQARLGDIIIVEWEDNLGYAGQSETKVTV; encoded by the coding sequence ATGAAGATTCGCGCCAAACAGCTGACTAATAGTGATGTAACGCAAATCAAAGTCATTATTACCCATCCCATGCACACGGGGTATGGCAAAGATGATAAAGGTAAGCTTATTCCTGCTCACTTTATTCAACTTGTCACCATTAAGCATAACAATCAACCTGTCATTGAGATGCAATTGGGTACTGGTATATCTAAAAATCCCTATTTAACATTTCATCTTAATCAAGCAAGACTGGGTGACATCATTATCGTGGAGTGGGAAGATAATCTCGGATATGCTGGTCAGTCTGAAACAAAAGTAACGGTATAA
- a CDS encoding M48 family metallopeptidase, whose translation MSRLFYLLLTVALFSSSASFAGGTLSGTNYSKPVDLDTKLPADLHADLPDLGDVSQTVLSAQDEQRIAEQILAEVAVSDEVLQDAEIQDYLQALGNRLAAASDDKRQTFHFFIVKDLSINAFAMPGGVIGVHTGLFLSSNSESELASVLGHEIGHVTQRHLARILAKQKTDTFKNIAGIAVALLVARSNPQLASGAMATSSAASIQRQLDYTREHEREADRVGLSILDNAGFDPRGMPAFFTTLQRGSRFMEGSAPSFLRTHPLTSERISDVENRVVNMPYRQVVSSLDYYFVRAKLRANNGLAQTVVDQFQHNIKTGRYANEVAEHYGLAVAMLRKNDAAGASQQVKWLDNRQVKSAFIENLKARIAVAENNPQKVAQQYDLALQQYPENRALIYGYADHFLALKQTKEMVELIRAKQPLFPLDAHLYELLAKAYFVEQKDLLRFQAQGEAYYRQYNISKAIEQMEFATKAKDGSFYEKSIVEARLKDLQRLQKMKKPD comes from the coding sequence ATGTCACGTCTATTCTATCTATTATTAACAGTTGCTCTTTTTAGTTCAAGTGCTAGTTTTGCTGGTGGTACTCTATCGGGCACAAATTATAGTAAGCCAGTCGATCTTGATACAAAGTTGCCTGCTGATTTACACGCAGACCTGCCCGATTTAGGTGATGTGTCACAAACCGTATTATCTGCACAAGATGAGCAGCGGATTGCTGAGCAAATTTTGGCTGAGGTGGCAGTGAGTGATGAGGTGTTGCAGGACGCCGAAATTCAGGACTATTTGCAAGCGCTAGGTAATCGCCTAGCTGCAGCGAGTGACGATAAAAGGCAAACTTTTCATTTTTTTATTGTGAAAGATTTATCAATTAATGCGTTTGCAATGCCTGGTGGTGTCATTGGCGTTCATACTGGTTTGTTTTTATCATCTAATTCAGAATCTGAGCTTGCCAGTGTGCTTGGACATGAAATTGGTCATGTCACACAGCGTCATTTGGCGCGTATACTGGCTAAGCAAAAGACAGATACTTTTAAAAATATTGCAGGTATTGCCGTGGCGTTATTGGTTGCGCGTAGTAATCCGCAACTGGCATCTGGCGCCATGGCAACCTCTTCAGCAGCCAGCATTCAAAGACAACTTGATTACACGCGTGAACACGAACGTGAAGCGGATAGAGTTGGTTTAAGTATTTTAGATAATGCAGGATTTGACCCGAGAGGGATGCCAGCATTTTTTACTACTTTGCAGCGTGGTTCGCGCTTTATGGAGGGGAGTGCGCCGAGTTTTCTACGCACACATCCGCTGACTTCTGAGCGTATTTCTGATGTTGAGAATCGGGTAGTCAATATGCCGTATAGGCAGGTGGTATCCAGTTTGGATTATTATTTTGTCCGTGCTAAATTACGGGCAAACAATGGATTGGCACAAACTGTCGTTGATCAATTTCAACATAATATTAAGACAGGTCGCTATGCGAATGAAGTGGCTGAGCACTATGGATTGGCTGTGGCAATGCTGCGAAAAAATGATGCAGCAGGTGCAAGTCAGCAGGTTAAATGGTTGGATAATCGTCAGGTTAAAAGTGCGTTTATAGAAAACCTCAAAGCACGCATTGCGGTGGCAGAAAATAATCCGCAAAAAGTTGCGCAACAGTATGATTTGGCATTGCAACAATATCCAGAGAATAGAGCATTAATCTATGGCTATGCTGATCATTTTTTGGCGCTTAAACAAACAAAAGAAATGGTTGAATTAATCAGAGCTAAACAACCATTGTTCCCCCTAGATGCCCATCTTTATGAGCTATTAGCAAAAGCTTATTTTGTCGAGCAAAAAGATTTATTACGCTTTCAAGCACAGGGGGAGGCTTATTATCGGCAATATAATATCAGCAAAGCGATTGAGCAGATGGAGTTTGCAACTAAGGCTAAAGATGGTTCTTTTTATGAAAAGTCGATTGTTGAGGCACGTTTGAAGGATTTGCAACGTTTACAAAAAATGAAGAAGCCAGATTAA